The Nitrospirota bacterium sequence CCGTCGGGAAGATCGGACAACCCGCGGACCGAAATCGTCGTGACGAGCAGGTCCTCGGCCTTTGACGCATCCAGTTTCCATCCCACGGCGGTCACGCTGTCCGGGAAATCAAGACGTATTTCATCCTGGGCCGGCATGAGGGCCGACGCCGTCAGCCGGCCCACGTTCTCCACCGTCACCTTCGGACCGGACAGAGGCAGCCCCATCACCTCAATCGCGGCGTTTGAAACGGCGCCCTCGGCCACGATCCCGCTTCCCGCGTCGATCCCCGCCGGGAAATCTTCGCCATGCCGGAGGGCGTCGGTAAAGTCATAAACAATCAGAAGCGGAAGGGCCGCGCCCACCGGCACGACTAACGCGAGAGGCTCGAAACGGGCGACGGCGTTCTCCGTCTCCTCCGCGCGCGCGAAACGTTGCGGCGAGCCCAGAAGGGTTTCTCCCGGATCCGCCGATCCGTTGGCATTGGAGTCCTCGATGAGACGAATCTCCCGAACGCTCCGGACCTCGTCTCCCGATCCCCTGTCCGATACGGTCAGCGACCGCACGCGCACGTCCTCCACGCTTCCAGCCGACAATCGCAGGGAAAGCACGGGGACGCCGACTGCATTCGGGCCGACCTTCAGCGGCGCAGCCTTCGCGGGATCGAGGGAAACGGTCAGCGAAGTCTTGTCGGAGATCCGCTTGGCGGGGCCGGCCAACGGCAACGCCGCCACCTTGAACGGTTTTCCCGAACCCATGCCTTTGCCCAAGATGCCGTCCACCGGGATCGTCAGGGCGAAGGTCTGTCCGAAGACCGGCTGATTCGTCAGGTCGCATGCCACGATCCAGGTCTGCGTCGAACCCGCGGGCAGCCGGAGGTCCAAACCCGTCCAGGAGATGGCGCCGTTGTCCGAACTCAAAGACCGGTCACTGAGAATTTCCGTTTCGCCTTCTTCGACCGAGCCGTTGCCGTTCCGGTCCACCACGCCGCGCACGGCGCGGATTCCTTTCGCGTCGTCCCCCGTACCCGAAGCTTGGACCGTGAGCGATGTGACTCGGATTTCTTCCGTCGGCCCCGCCGTCAGGGAGAATTGGAGAAGAGCCAGGTTGCGGAGTCCTTTTTTCTCGTTGGATTCGCCCGGGCTGGCGGCCGTCTTGGCCAGGATCAGGGAACCGGTATCCTTGACGATGACTTGCACATCCGCGGGCAGGCTGGTCAAGGCTCCATCCGACACCGTGAGGCGAAAGGCAAGCACCGGCTGTCCTTCAATGTCCGGGGCGGTGAAAGTTGCGGACTTCGCCGTGGGGCTGGAGAGCACGGCCGCAGGGCCGGCCGTCTGGGACCAACTGTAGGTGATGGTCTTGCCGTCGGGATCGAAGCTCTTGGAGCCGTCGAGGGTGACCGACATTCCCTCGAAAACGGTGTACCCCTCCCCCACGCTCGCAACCGGCCTGTTATTGAGGAGATTGGCCGCACCCAAGGTTGGGGTCCACTGGTCAAACCAACCCGATGGACTGTTCGCGGGTCCCTGCGCCTCCATCGAATGGCCTTCCGCGAACGCAGGGATGAATTGGCCCACCGTCCAGATGGCGGCGGAGTCGGCCACGTCCTCCCGGGCCTGGCCCCCATCGCCCCACTGCAAAAAATCCACCAGGTTGTCGTCGAGGGTAAAATCACTGTTGTCCAGGAACAGAGAGAGGGTATCTTTTGAATTCCCCAGGTCCGTCCACGGCCCGGTGAAAACGTCAGAAGTCGTTTTCGTCCCCGCTTCATTCACGTGCACCGTCAGCAGCCCCCCCGCGTCGACGAACGTTCCGGGGGGAAAGCACCACGCGGACGATCCGCAAGCGGAGGCCGTGCACAGGCACATGCCGTCCAACGCCTGTCCGAAGGCCCCGGTGTTCTTGAGTTCTATTCTTTCGTGGGTCGCGTCGTTCCCCGTCGGGTCCGCCAAGATTTCGTTGAACAGAATTTCAAACTGATCGGCGCGTGCGCCGGAGGCGCGCGCAAGCAGTAAACCGTGAACCGCAAGCAGCAGGAAAACGAAAGAGAACCAACGCAAGCCTTCACCCCCACCCGCACCCTCCCCCGTCGAGGGGGAGGGGAAGAGAGGGCTGCCCGTGCCCCTTTCCATCCCTTCCCCCCTTGAGGGGGAAGGGGAGGATGGGGGGTGCTGAACGGTTACGAGCCTTCGAGCACGGCGAAGGCGCAAGAAGAAAAAGCCGGCAAGGATCAGCACGGGAACTGTGCCGCCCACGTCCAGGGGCAGGTGGCCGCCGATGTGGGCGCAGCCGCAGCCGCCTCCCCCGTTGCTCGCTGCTCGTTGCTCGTTGCTCGTAGGCTCGGCCTCGGGGGTTCCCCCGAACGCCCCCTGATTGATGCGACCCCCGTTCGGCTCCGGCTCCATTAAGAACTCATCGTCCGGATCGCCCGCGTCGATCAAAGGCGACCCCGGCGCCAGTTTGAAATTGAACGCATCGGGATCGGTGAAGATCGGATTCAGGCTCAGCAGTCCCAATTCACCCATGGCCCTCGCGGCCTGCTCTTCGGTGAGCGAAAGGCCGGGGAGCGAGCCGGTGGCGCCCGCCGACACCGAGCACCCCTGCGCCATGCCGCCCGCGTTCTCGAACACATTCGAGTACGAGATGCGGATCTGCCCCGCCACACACCGGGCGCCGTGCCCCGCATTGTTCGAGAAAACCGAGTTCTTGATCAGCACCGCGGCGGAGGACGGCGTCGCCAGATTCAAGGCATCCGCGCGGTTTCGTGAGACGGTGACATTGATGAGGGCCAGGTCGACCCGGACCGGCGAGGCAGGCCGAACCAGAATTCCATTATCGCTGTCCGTCACGACCACATTCCGGAGCTGCGCGTTTCCCTCGACCAGGATGCCGGCGCGGCCGCCGCTGACGGTCAGGTTCGAGACGAAGCCTCGCGCGCCAACGATGACACCGGCTTCCGACGAACCCGAAACGTGCACGATCGTGGCGGCGGGACCCACGCCGGTAAGCGATCCGCCTTCCGGCACCCGGATGGGACCTTCCACAACACCCGGGCCGAGTTCCCGGGTGAGGGCAACGGACGTCGAGGCCGAAATCTCCGACTGAATCAAAGTTTCTCCCGACGGAGAAGGCGACGTGCCCGCCGCAGGTGGAGGCGGAAGGGCCACGTTCCGCGCGAGCGGTGTGGCGCTGGCGCACGCCTTGGGGCCCTGCTCGTTGTCTTCGTTATACGGCGTCACGCAAATGGTGTACGTTACG is a genomic window containing:
- a CDS encoding PQQ-binding-like beta-propeller repeat protein; amino-acid sequence: MECRFVLTAAIRKAVLPIWAIALLPFSVLNASAKDWPQFGFDAANSRSSQEVIVGNLTPAWTYAAGAAITASPVAAAGRLFVADLAGQLHGLDLASGATIWKKRIGVAIESTPVLVQGRLVVATKEGTVVALDPSSGDSLWTADLQSTVVSSLGTDGQRIFVTTGFPSGRIHALNPSSGATLWSYAAGQVTFSSPAVAGGKVYFGANNGKFTAVDAATGTFLFAFSTGGGVYRSSPAAAQGYFFAVPGNVDRNLYRIDASSGLGLGTVDLNTPAGHSAPSRRPAPLEESPPDERDNPFQMDYAEKLRTGQWVESGPSRAPRRAPAAAASDSNFVSSPATDGARAFAVAGSGTQHLFGVGVATSAVLWAVDFGAPGSGGYSPTPAVFGTEVLAVTAAGGIRRLQSSDGSLLQQIDLGKSASASPAFSNGVAVVAASDGTVHGYRTDNTPPALPPASSRSPANLSGLAPTQKCAATRCRSVTLTWGDGSDSLTSASQLKYLIEVDDDADLESQDAGYALHTVAGTGSFTLPSPLNAGTTLYWRLRVEDAHGAQSQWSAVQSFSVLTLGVPSMVKDLAAVPGEEKITVSWSAGPGTAPTGYWIQVGDQKAQDIGPLAAYTFPLLTAGVTYTICVTPYNEDNEQGPKACASATPLARNVALPPPPAAGTSPSPSGETLIQSEISASTSVALTRELGPGVVEGPIRVPEGGSLTGVGPAATIVHVSGSSEAGVIVGARGFVSNLTVSGGRAGILVEGNAQLRNVVVTDSDNGILVRPASPVRVDLALINVTVSRNRADALNLATPSSAAVLIKNSVFSNNAGHGARCVAGQIRISYSNVFENAGGMAQGCSVSAGATGSLPGLSLTEEQAARAMGELGLLSLNPIFTDPDAFNFKLAPGSPLIDAGDPDDEFLMEPEPNGGRINQGAFGGTPEAEPTSNEQRAASNGGGGCGCAHIGGHLPLDVGGTVPVLILAGFFFLRLRRARRLVTVQHPPSSPSPSRGEGMERGTGSPLFPSPSTGEGAGGGEGLRWFSFVFLLLAVHGLLLARASGARADQFEILFNEILADPTGNDATHERIELKNTGAFGQALDGMCLCTASACGSSAWCFPPGTFVDAGGLLTVHVNEAGTKTTSDVFTGPWTDLGNSKDTLSLFLDNSDFTLDDNLVDFLQWGDGGQAREDVADSAAIWTVGQFIPAFAEGHSMEAQGPANSPSGWFDQWTPTLGAANLLNNRPVASVGEGYTVFEGMSVTLDGSKSFDPDGKTITYSWSQTAGPAAVLSSPTAKSATFTAPDIEGQPVLAFRLTVSDGALTSLPADVQVIVKDTGSLILAKTAASPGESNEKKGLRNLALLQFSLTAGPTEEIRVTSLTVQASGTGDDAKGIRAVRGVVDRNGNGSVEEGETEILSDRSLSSDNGAISWTGLDLRLPAGSTQTWIVACDLTNQPVFGQTFALTIPVDGILGKGMGSGKPFKVAALPLAGPAKRISDKTSLTVSLDPAKAAPLKVGPNAVGVPVLSLRLSAGSVEDVRVRSLTVSDRGSGDEVRSVREIRLIEDSNANGSADPGETLLGSPQRFARAEETENAVARFEPLALVVPVGAALPLLIVYDFTDALRHGEDFPAGIDAGSGIVAEGAVSNAAIEVMGLPLSGPKVTVENVGRLTASALMPAQDEIRLDFPDSVTAVGWKLDASKAEDLLVTTISVRGLSDLPDGVLSGVDLYEDTNADLKLSRSDSKVGTAILNLDEGEARFEALRVLVPAGQSRRLIASLRFGVDDAIAGGFHRLLPGLLAGGGILIVLLITVRRGRAGRRLSLLAAGPVVLGVVMARCGGGVSEPSATIGSPPPEVSVVVHWDGPADLTAVGQSSQQIVPVDAQPIQGPVIRLKTS